GCGGCCAGCTGTGTCAATCGCCGATCGACCCGTACGGGCTCGCGCAGTGGCACGCGCAGCGCAAGGCCGCCATCGGCGACGAGTCGATCCGCGCGCCGCCGCCGTGCACGCAATTCGTGTGGTGTGCCATGGAAGGTCGTGACCATCACTCGGTTGAACTGACGCAGGCTACCGAACCCGGAGGCGAAGGCGATATCGATCACCGGCAGATCGGTGTCGTCCAGCAGCCGCCGGGCGAAATGCGCGCGCCGAGACCGGGCGAGCCGATCCGGCGTGGTGCCGACCTGAGTGCGGAACATCCGGCGCAGATGCCGTTGCGATACTGCGAGGCGAGCTGCCAGCTCGGCTTCGCCGCTCTCATCCAACGCGCCTGATGCGATGAGATCGACCGCGCGGCACACCAGTTCGGACGCACTCGTCGGCCGGCGATCGCCGCGGTACGGCCTGCAGCGATGACATGCCCTGAATCCCGCGGCTTCGGCGCCCGCCGCCGATGCGAAGGACACCACATTCTCCGGTAGCGGACGTCCCGGGCACGGCGGCAGACAATAGATGCCGGTCGTGATGACGCCCTCGAACATTCCCACATCGACAGTCTGTGCGACAGATTCGGTGCGGACCAGCCATATCCGGCCACCTCCTGAACATGTCCGAATGTGGCAAGCTCGGCGGCGGCGCACGGCCCATTATCAACCGAATGGACGCACAGACGAGCAAGGAACTGGTAAAGCGGGCATGGCTCGAGTTCGCAACCGCGGACCCCGAACGGATCGCCGCCGTATTCACGCCCGATGCCGAATGGCTTGCGCCACCGGACAATCCGACCGCCCGCGCGCTCGACGGGACCAATCACCTGGTGGGGCGCGATCGTATCGTCCGTTTCCTGACCGTCGAGTTTCCCGCGGTCTTCGTGGCCGCCAGGAGCGTGCAGTTCACCGCGGTCATCGCCGAGGGCACGACCGTCGTCGTGGAGGAACGCATGCGGGCAACGCTCATGAACGGCAACCAGTACGACAACGAGTACTGCTTCGTGTTCGAACTCGCCGATGGCCTGATCCATCGAGTGCGCGAGTACATGGACACACGTCGCGCGGCGGAAATGTTCGCCACACCAATGTGGGCAAAATGTGGGCAGGTCTCAGGCTGTGACGCCGAGGCGAGTCGCGAGTGAGCGGGCCTCCCGCTCGACGATCTTCCCGCCATGCGTCACCAGCTCGGCGGCGAGGTTCCGCGACAGCGGACGGCAGCGCATCGACTCTTCCGATACCGCGGTCGCAGTTTTTGCCCGACTGCGGCCGGTCGAAGGCGTAGGCGGGCACGCAGTAGCACTGCACAGACTTTCTCTCGGTCCTCGCGCTTGTCGACGATGTCGACCGTGAGCGGTGCCTCATATCCGACGGTGTGGGAAAAATTGTGGGCGCGCGGGCCGACTTGCGGCTGGTCGGCGCATGAGAAAGCCCCCCACCTGGATGTCCGGGTGGGGGGCCTGTCGTGGAGCTGCCGGGAATTGAACCCGGGTCCTCCGCCGCTTCTTCAGGGCTTCTCCGTGTGCAGTTCGCTGTGTCTCTACTCGGATCTCTCAGTCACGCGAACAAGCCGAGATGACGATCCCAGTCGCTGTTGGATGTCCCGTACGACTCCGCGACCGAGCCGGACGGTAAAGCTCTCTAGCTGATGCCAGTACCCGGGCCGAGAGCAAACCCGGACTGACAGACACGCTCTACTGCTTAGGCAGCGAGAGCGTAGTCGCGCTGATTGGAATCGGCGCTTATAAGGTTGCAACGACGCTTACGGTGGTCTCTTGCCTGCACCGACACGCTTCCCCTGAATCGACGTACGCAGTCGAAACCGATCAGCCCCGTAGTCGTTCGATTCAGTCGAACACCCGGCCGCGAAGCCGGGCTGTTCATACTAACATCACTTTCCGGTCATGCATTCCCGCCGGTCGCGGCCGTGTTCCCGCGGTGGCGATCAGCGCATGGCGACGTTGGCGCCGCCCGGTCAACGCATACCCTTCACCCGCCGACCGAGCTCCCGCGTCACCTCCCGTTCGGCGGTGCGCCGGGCCAGGTCGTGACGCTTGTCGTAGTCCTGCTTACCCTTGGCCAGCGCGAGCTCCACCTTCACCTTGCCGTCGGTGAAATACATCGACAGCGGAACCAGGGTCAGCGAGCTCTCCTTGGTCTTACCGGTGAGTTTGTCGATCTCACGGCGGTGCAGCAGCAGTTTGCGGGTGCGGCGCGGGGCGTGGTTGGTCCAGGTGCCGTGCCCGTACTCGGGAATGTGCAGGCCGCGCAGCCACACCTCACCGTCATCGATGGTGGCGTAGGCGTCGACCAGCGATGCCTTACCCTCCCGCAGGCTCTTGACCTCGGTACCGACCAACGCGACCCCGGCCTCGAAGGTATCGAGGATCGTGTAGTTGTGCCGTGCCTTGCGGTTGGTCGCGATGACCTTGCGCCCCTTCTCCTTCATGAACACCTTTCTCTCCACTCCCGCGCAGCTCGGCGGCCGTTTCCTCGCTGCCATTCTGCCCTTGAACCCGTAGCGGCGACGCGCGCGCACTCCCCGATCGCCCAGCCGGGCTCGATGAGCATACGGACCCGTCCCGGTCTACACGGCGCCCGAACAGATGTGAAACGAATATCGGGCGCGGAAAATGCCCGTGACTCCTGTCACTCCCAGCGAGCGTGGATCGCGGCCGGACGAACCCGCACAGGAGGTCGGCGTGGGGATTTTCACGTTTGAAATCCCCAACGGAGGGAACTGTTCCGCTCACGATCTTGTCGGCCTTCGGCCAAACTGATTGTGTGACAACGGCACCCAATTTCAGAGTCAGCACGGCCGGGGATCGTGTACTCGAGGACCCGACCGATGCCCAGTTACACGATCTATTGGCCGAGCTGGACTACAGAGAGCCACAGCTCGT
The genomic region above belongs to Nocardia spumae and contains:
- a CDS encoding helix-turn-helix domain-containing protein — translated: MFEGVITTGIYCLPPCPGRPLPENVVSFASAAGAEAAGFRACHRCRPYRGDRRPTSASELVCRAVDLIASGALDESGEAELAARLAVSQRHLRRMFRTQVGTTPDRLARSRRAHFARRLLDDTDLPVIDIAFASGFGSLRQFNRVMVTTFHGTPHELRARRRRADRLVADGGLALRVPLREPVRVDRRLTQLAAESISGIENATAGHYRRTVSMDGAPGVIEICSDASGEARLVAHLPRIEGLMHLVDQVQRLLAGGVWDRYEAAVRAIVADHVGASPAPDVLAELVTRFGTPIAGLRQFGLTHAFPAPATLADADFRDIPVDADCAKMIRDYSLDPNRGYATGHSTQPQVRGFSHRSG
- a CDS encoding nuclear transport factor 2 family protein, with the translated sequence MDAQTSKELVKRAWLEFATADPERIAAVFTPDAEWLAPPDNPTARALDGTNHLVGRDRIVRFLTVEFPAVFVAARSVQFTAVIAEGTTVVVEERMRATLMNGNQYDNEYCFVFELADGLIHRVREYMDTRRAAEMFATPMWAKCGQVSGCDAEASRE
- the smpB gene encoding SsrA-binding protein SmpB translates to MKEKGRKVIATNRKARHNYTILDTFEAGVALVGTEVKSLREGKASLVDAYATIDDGEVWLRGLHIPEYGHGTWTNHAPRRTRKLLLHRREIDKLTGKTKESSLTLVPLSMYFTDGKVKVELALAKGKQDYDKRHDLARRTAEREVTRELGRRVKGMR